A part of Caretta caretta isolate rCarCar2 chromosome 1, rCarCar1.hap1, whole genome shotgun sequence genomic DNA contains:
- the BAIAP2L2 gene encoding BAR/IMD domain-containing adapter protein 2-like 2 isoform X1: MLGQILIQMSDTHRIMNSDLEVVAQTFHKDLLQHIEKNTKLDMQFIKDSHQQYELEYQHRAANLEKCMSELWRMERTRDKNTWEMKENVRRLQSEMQAFVSESQRAAALEEKRRYRFLAEKHQLLSSTFLQVYSRAWGIIQSKVPKWKEQLEASRNPSSRHSPSLLSASHGQGYTSGRLTPSCLDMPQRPLGDFGSAMTGRSSSPFPQEPAELLRPSPQPEPTRRGLQKTSSAGSLSASQRSRSSSFGERAGGGSNVFRVQTIVPHSAGTNRTLLGFNLGDIIMVLIPEAQNGWLYGKLEGSSTSGWFPKAFVKPLEGVRDPEEPPSRSFPLRSSHSVDGLDCPSVPSAGNYRHDAAPPQSPTPSPASRGAGSRRSSLVSAAAPSDSKKSAMQEQPPELFPRGTNPFATVKLRPTVTNDRSAPIIQ, encoded by the exons ATGCTGG GCCAAATTTTGATACAGATGTCTGACACCCACAGAATTATGAACTCTGACCTGGAAGTAGTG GCTCAGACGTTCCACAAAGACCTGCTGCAGCATATAGAGAAAAACACCAAGCTGGACATGCAGTTTATCAAG GACAGCCATCAGCAGTACGAACTGGAGTATCAGCACAGGGCTGCCAACCTGGAGAAGTGCATGTCGGAGCTGTGGAGGATGGAGAGGACTCGAGACAAAAACACCTGGGAAATGAAG GAGAATGTGAGGCGCTTGCAGTCAGAGATGCAGGCATTTGTCTCTGAGAGCCAGCGGGCTGCCGCGCTGGAGGAGAAGCGCCGCTACCGCTTCCTGGCTGAAAAGCACCAGCTGCTCTCCAGCACCTTCCTCCAGGTGTACAGCAGG GCCTGGGGCATCATCCAGAGCAAGGTGCCAAAGTGGAAGGAGCAGTTGGAGGCCAGCCGCAATCCAAGCAGCAGACACTCCCCGAGCCTGCTCAGTGCCTCCCATGGCCAGGGGTACACGTCAGGCCGCCTGACTCCCAGCTGCCTCGACATG CCTCAGAGGCCTCTGGGAGATTTTGGCTCAGCCATGACTGGACGTAGTTCAAGCCCCTTCCCCCAGGAGCCTGCAGAACTTCTTAGACCCTCTCCTCAGCCAGAGCCAACCAGGAGAGGTCTGCAGAAGACTTCATCTGCTG GCTCACTCTCCGCCAGCCAGCGCTCGCGCTCCAGCTCCTTCGGTGAGCGGGCAGGAGGAGGCAGCAACGTGTTTAGAGTCCAGACAATTGTGCCCCACTCTGCTGGCACCAACCGCACCTTGCTGGGGTTCAACCTCGGGGACATCATCATGGTGCTGATCCCAGAGGCGCAGAACGGCTGGCTGTACGGCAAGCTAGAGGGATCATCCAC GAGTGGCTGGTTCCCCAAAGCTTTCGTAAAGCCCCTGGAGGGAGTAAGAGACCCGGAGGAACCGCCCAGCAg GTCCTTCCCGCTGCGGAGCAGTCACAGCGTGGATGGCCTGGATTGCCCCAGTGTCCCATCAGCAGGGAATTACCGACAcgacgctgccccgccccagtCACCAACCCCTTCTCCAGCCTCACGTGGTGCTGGCAGCCGCCGGAGCAGCTTGGTTAGCGCTGCTGCTCCTTCGGATTCCAAG AAGTCAGCTATGCAGGAGCAGCCCCCAGAGCTCTTCCCCCG CGGCACCAATCCATTTGCCACAGTAAAGCTGCGCCCCACCGTCACCAACGACCGGTCTGCACCCATCATCCAGTGA
- the BAIAP2L2 gene encoding BAR/IMD domain-containing adapter protein 2-like 2 isoform X3: protein MLGQILIQMSDTHRIMNSDLEVVAQTFHKDLLQHIEKNTKLDMQFIKDSHQQYELEYQHRAANLEKCMSELWRMERTRDKNTWEMKENVRRLQSEMQAFVSESQRAAALEEKRRYRFLAEKHQLLSSTFLQVYSRAWGIIQSKVPKWKEQLEASRNPSSRHSPSLLSASHGQGYTSGRLTPSCLDMPQRPLGDFGSAMTGRSSSPFPQEPAELLRPSPQPEPTRRGLQKTSSAGSLSASQRSRSSSFGERAGGGSNVFRVQTIVPHSAGTNRTLLGFNLGDIIMVLIPEAQNGWLYGKLEGSSTSGWFPKAFVKPLEGVRDPEEPPSRSFPLRSSHSVDGLDCPSVPSAGNYRHDAAPPQSPTPSPASRGAGSRRSSLVSAAAPSDSKGPFSSLLFSTTSQPGFWWLRGGSSFC from the exons ATGCTGG GCCAAATTTTGATACAGATGTCTGACACCCACAGAATTATGAACTCTGACCTGGAAGTAGTG GCTCAGACGTTCCACAAAGACCTGCTGCAGCATATAGAGAAAAACACCAAGCTGGACATGCAGTTTATCAAG GACAGCCATCAGCAGTACGAACTGGAGTATCAGCACAGGGCTGCCAACCTGGAGAAGTGCATGTCGGAGCTGTGGAGGATGGAGAGGACTCGAGACAAAAACACCTGGGAAATGAAG GAGAATGTGAGGCGCTTGCAGTCAGAGATGCAGGCATTTGTCTCTGAGAGCCAGCGGGCTGCCGCGCTGGAGGAGAAGCGCCGCTACCGCTTCCTGGCTGAAAAGCACCAGCTGCTCTCCAGCACCTTCCTCCAGGTGTACAGCAGG GCCTGGGGCATCATCCAGAGCAAGGTGCCAAAGTGGAAGGAGCAGTTGGAGGCCAGCCGCAATCCAAGCAGCAGACACTCCCCGAGCCTGCTCAGTGCCTCCCATGGCCAGGGGTACACGTCAGGCCGCCTGACTCCCAGCTGCCTCGACATG CCTCAGAGGCCTCTGGGAGATTTTGGCTCAGCCATGACTGGACGTAGTTCAAGCCCCTTCCCCCAGGAGCCTGCAGAACTTCTTAGACCCTCTCCTCAGCCAGAGCCAACCAGGAGAGGTCTGCAGAAGACTTCATCTGCTG GCTCACTCTCCGCCAGCCAGCGCTCGCGCTCCAGCTCCTTCGGTGAGCGGGCAGGAGGAGGCAGCAACGTGTTTAGAGTCCAGACAATTGTGCCCCACTCTGCTGGCACCAACCGCACCTTGCTGGGGTTCAACCTCGGGGACATCATCATGGTGCTGATCCCAGAGGCGCAGAACGGCTGGCTGTACGGCAAGCTAGAGGGATCATCCAC GAGTGGCTGGTTCCCCAAAGCTTTCGTAAAGCCCCTGGAGGGAGTAAGAGACCCGGAGGAACCGCCCAGCAg GTCCTTCCCGCTGCGGAGCAGTCACAGCGTGGATGGCCTGGATTGCCCCAGTGTCCCATCAGCAGGGAATTACCGACAcgacgctgccccgccccagtCACCAACCCCTTCTCCAGCCTCACGTGGTGCTGGCAGCCGCCGGAGCAGCTTGGTTAGCGCTGCTGCTCCTTCGGATTCCAAG GGGCCCTTCAGTTCACTCCTCTTCTCCACGACATCCCAGCCTGGTTTCtggtggctccggggtggcagctcTTTCTGCTAA
- the BAIAP2L2 gene encoding BAR/IMD domain-containing adapter protein 2-like 2 isoform X2, whose protein sequence is MLGQILIQMSDTHRIMNSDLEVVAQTFHKDLLQHIEKNTKLDMQFIKDSHQQYELEYQHRAANLEKCMSELWRMERTRDKNTWEMKENVRRLQSEMQAFVSESQRAAALEEKRRYRFLAEKHQLLSSTFLQVYSRAWGIIQSKVPKWKEQLEASRNPSSRHSPSLLSASHGQGYTSGRLTPSCLDMPQRPLGDFGSAMTGRSSSPFPQEPAELLRPSPQPEPTRRGLQKTSSAGSLSASQRSRSSSFGERAGGGSNVFRVQTIVPHSAGTNRTLLGFNLGDIIMVLIPEAQNGWLYGKLEGSSTSGWFPKAFVKPLEGVRDPEEPPSRSFPLRSSHSVDGLDCPSVPSAGNYRHDAAPPQSPTPSPASRGAGSRRSSLVSAAAPSDSKQGPFSSLLFSTTSQPGFWWLRGGSSFC, encoded by the exons ATGCTGG GCCAAATTTTGATACAGATGTCTGACACCCACAGAATTATGAACTCTGACCTGGAAGTAGTG GCTCAGACGTTCCACAAAGACCTGCTGCAGCATATAGAGAAAAACACCAAGCTGGACATGCAGTTTATCAAG GACAGCCATCAGCAGTACGAACTGGAGTATCAGCACAGGGCTGCCAACCTGGAGAAGTGCATGTCGGAGCTGTGGAGGATGGAGAGGACTCGAGACAAAAACACCTGGGAAATGAAG GAGAATGTGAGGCGCTTGCAGTCAGAGATGCAGGCATTTGTCTCTGAGAGCCAGCGGGCTGCCGCGCTGGAGGAGAAGCGCCGCTACCGCTTCCTGGCTGAAAAGCACCAGCTGCTCTCCAGCACCTTCCTCCAGGTGTACAGCAGG GCCTGGGGCATCATCCAGAGCAAGGTGCCAAAGTGGAAGGAGCAGTTGGAGGCCAGCCGCAATCCAAGCAGCAGACACTCCCCGAGCCTGCTCAGTGCCTCCCATGGCCAGGGGTACACGTCAGGCCGCCTGACTCCCAGCTGCCTCGACATG CCTCAGAGGCCTCTGGGAGATTTTGGCTCAGCCATGACTGGACGTAGTTCAAGCCCCTTCCCCCAGGAGCCTGCAGAACTTCTTAGACCCTCTCCTCAGCCAGAGCCAACCAGGAGAGGTCTGCAGAAGACTTCATCTGCTG GCTCACTCTCCGCCAGCCAGCGCTCGCGCTCCAGCTCCTTCGGTGAGCGGGCAGGAGGAGGCAGCAACGTGTTTAGAGTCCAGACAATTGTGCCCCACTCTGCTGGCACCAACCGCACCTTGCTGGGGTTCAACCTCGGGGACATCATCATGGTGCTGATCCCAGAGGCGCAGAACGGCTGGCTGTACGGCAAGCTAGAGGGATCATCCAC GAGTGGCTGGTTCCCCAAAGCTTTCGTAAAGCCCCTGGAGGGAGTAAGAGACCCGGAGGAACCGCCCAGCAg GTCCTTCCCGCTGCGGAGCAGTCACAGCGTGGATGGCCTGGATTGCCCCAGTGTCCCATCAGCAGGGAATTACCGACAcgacgctgccccgccccagtCACCAACCCCTTCTCCAGCCTCACGTGGTGCTGGCAGCCGCCGGAGCAGCTTGGTTAGCGCTGCTGCTCCTTCGGATTCCAAG CAGGGGCCCTTCAGTTCACTCCTCTTCTCCACGACATCCCAGCCTGGTTTCtggtggctccggggtggcagctcTTTCTGCTAA